The Ketobacter alkanivorans genome includes the window TATTCCCATCATCGTATTGACTGCCGATGAGGACAATTACACCCGTGATTTAGCGCTGGCCAGTGGAGCCAGAGATTTTATCCGCAAACCGTTCAATCACCGGGAGGTGTTGCTGCGCTTTCGCAAGTTAAGTTGATAGAGTGTCTGGGGCGTGCAGCGGAGTTCAAGGATAATGAAACGGGTGCCCATGTCATGCGCATTAGTAAAATGACCGGTATCGTGGCGCGGGGCCTGGGCATGACGCCCCATGACGTTGCATTGGTTGAACAGGCCAGCCCCATGCATGATATTGGTAAAATTGGCATACCGGATCGTGTTCTTCTGAAGCCCGGTAAGCTGTCGGGCGATGAATGGACCACTATGCAGACTCATTCCTCATTAGGTGCACACATTCTGCGGGATGACGATAATGATTCAGAGCTGCTTAAAGTGGCGGCGGAGATAGCGTTAAACCATCACGAGCGTTGGGATGGAACTGGCTACCCGAACCGTTTGAGAGGGGAAGAGATACCTTTGTTCACTCGAATCACCAGTGTGTGCGATGTGTTTGATGCATTAACGTCACGACGCCCCTATAAAGAGCCATGGTCAACGGAAGAGGCCATAAAGTTTATGGATGATCAGAGTGGAGGCGCATTCGACCCTGTGATCGTAGAGTGCTTTAAATCACAGCTTCATAAAATTATGGCGATCAAAGCGGAGTATCCCGATTCTTCAGATAGTGCTTGAATCGGTGCAGGGCGGTGAGTCTATGCTATCCCACAAGCGCAATGAGTATCACCACCGAAACCAGAAACAAAGTTATGGCAAAAAGTGCTGACAGGTTAGGTGATTCAATGGTTTTCTGCTGAGTGCTACGCTCAGGGTATGCTTGTTGCTCGTATTGTGTGATTAATGTGCGTGCCGCCGCAATGTTATCGTTGCTTACCCTGATGACAGCAAAGTCATTCATGCCCAATTCGCCGACACCTCCTTGTAGGTAGTGTCCACCCACATGGCTCTCAATACCGTTCGAACGTAGCAACCCCGCAACTATGTGAGCCTCAGTAATGTCCCGTGCTTTATAGATGATTTGCATCGCTTTTTGGCTTTTTTTGGTAGAGGTAGTAGTGGGTGTCATCAGCGGCTTTGG containing:
- a CDS encoding HD-GYP domain-containing protein, translated to MIECLGRAAEFKDNETGAHVMRISKMTGIVARGLGMTPHDVALVEQASPMHDIGKIGIPDRVLLKPGKLSGDEWTTMQTHSSLGAHILRDDDNDSELLKVAAEIALNHHERWDGTGYPNRLRGEEIPLFTRITSVCDVFDALTSRRPYKEPWSTEEAIKFMDDQSGGAFDPVIVECFKSQLHKIMAIKAEYPDSSDSA
- a CDS encoding putative signal transducing protein, with protein sequence MQIIYKARDITEAHIVAGLLRSNGIESHVGGHYLQGGVGELGMNDFAVIRVSNDNIAAARTLITQYEQQAYPERSTQQKTIESPNLSALFAITLFLVSVVILIALVG